A part of Asterias rubens unplaced genomic scaffold, eAstRub1.3, whole genome shotgun sequence genomic DNA contains:
- the LOC117306357 gene encoding coiled-coil domain-containing protein 174-like has translation MKQETLPDLLSSDVHRKMMRKKWEAEEEEMRSRGPGPLHYQNLKFDEVREMGVGCFDFPKDEGERKMEMLSHLRDENG, from the exons ATGAAGCAAGAAACACTGCCAGATCTTCTCTCTAGTGACGTGCATCGGAAGATGATGAGGAAGAAATGGGAGGCTGAGGAGGAAGAAATGAGGAGCCGAGGTCCTGGGCCTCTTCACTACCAGAACCTCAAGTTTGATG agGTGAGAGAGATGGGTGTCGGCTGCTTTGACTTCCCAAAGGATGAGGGAGAGAGAAAGATGGAGATGTTGAGTCATCTTAGAGACGAG aatggctaa